In Armatimonadota bacterium, a single genomic region encodes these proteins:
- a CDS encoding sugar phosphate isomerase/epimerase family protein, translated as MLLKGINYWSFPGSFEDKVDPFDAIKLAKEHRYEALELCIGEPGTQFGTDATEAKCKSLLDAAKNEGILLKTTASGLYWGRSLGDPDPKVRQAASDDLKKMLQISSWLGAKVHLTIPAAVDVFFLPDRPVQNYEDCLKWGAEGMAALIPHAEACGVTMGIENVWNKMLITIGEMKAFIDQFNSPFVGCLFDVGNILPFGYPEMWIRALEHRIVAVHVKDFKRAVGTAEGFCDLCEGDVNFEEVVKALGEIGFDGALVAEMIPHYPRYPMVRVANTSNALDAILKR; from the coding sequence ATGTTGCTCAAAGGCATTAACTATTGGTCGTTTCCGGGTTCATTCGAGGATAAGGTCGATCCGTTTGACGCCATCAAACTCGCGAAGGAGCACCGGTATGAGGCTTTGGAGCTTTGCATCGGGGAACCAGGGACGCAGTTTGGGACGGACGCGACTGAGGCGAAGTGTAAGAGCCTTTTGGATGCGGCTAAAAACGAGGGGATTCTGCTCAAGACCACGGCGAGCGGGCTTTATTGGGGTCGCTCGCTGGGCGATCCGGACCCGAAGGTTCGGCAAGCGGCTTCGGACGATCTTAAGAAGATGCTCCAGATTAGCAGTTGGCTCGGGGCGAAAGTTCACCTCACGATTCCGGCGGCAGTGGATGTTTTCTTTCTGCCCGACCGACCTGTTCAGAACTATGAAGACTGCCTGAAGTGGGGCGCAGAAGGCATGGCGGCCCTGATTCCCCACGCCGAGGCGTGCGGGGTGACAATGGGGATCGAGAACGTTTGGAACAAGATGCTCATCACGATTGGTGAGATGAAGGCATTCATCGACCAGTTCAATTCTCCGTTCGTCGGGTGTCTTTTCGACGTCGGGAATATCCTCCCCTTTGGGTACCCCGAGATGTGGATTCGAGCTTTAGAGCATCGAATCGTTGCGGTTCATGTGAAAGACTTCAAACGCGCTGTGGGTACGGCCGAGGGGTTCTGCGACCTTTGCGAAGGGGATGTGAACTTTGAGGAAGTCGTGAAGGCTTTGGGTGAGATCGGGTTCGATGGGGCTCTCGTAGCCGAGATGATCCCTCACTATCCTCGCTATCCAATGGTGCGCGTAGCGAATACGAGTAATGCTCTGGACGCTATTCTCAAGCGTTAG
- the rfaE2 gene encoding D-glycero-beta-D-manno-heptose 1-phosphate adenylyltransferase: MTVRELQSCRAGKTVVFTNGVFDILHAGHVDYLEKARALGDYLVVAVNTDETVRRLKGETRPVNQLEDRMRVIGALRCVDCVVSFSEHTPETIIAEIRPDVHVKGGDYTEDALPEAKVVRSYGGSVVIMPTLEGRSTTRIIERMQK; encoded by the coding sequence GTGACGGTTAGAGAATTGCAGTCTTGCCGAGCCGGGAAGACGGTTGTGTTTACCAATGGGGTGTTCGACATTCTGCATGCTGGGCACGTGGACTACCTGGAGAAAGCCCGGGCACTGGGGGACTACCTGGTCGTCGCGGTGAACACCGACGAGACGGTGCGACGGCTTAAGGGAGAGACTCGCCCGGTCAACCAATTGGAGGATCGAATGAGGGTGATCGGTGCGCTTCGGTGCGTTGATTGTGTCGTTTCGTTTTCGGAGCACACTCCGGAGACGATTATCGCCGAGATTAGACCCGACGTGCATGTCAAGGGCGGAGACTATACCGAGGACGCATTGCCTGAGGCAAAGGTTGTTCGGAGCTATGGCGGCTCGGTGGTCATCATGCCCACTCTTGAGGGGCGCTCGACAACCCGCATCATTGAACGGATGCAAAAATGA
- a CDS encoding lysophospholipid acyltransferase family protein, producing MAKSERRGAALGMLLCRLDKKHRTQTADNIALAFPGLSDAEQSQMARGMFQHFGRTVADFLRSPLRKASEFPTDTVIEGHEHLQDVLKEGKGVLLISAHLGNFERMGHYISSEGVKVSGIARDANESAITDKVNSLRGRYMEILSRGNAARETIKRLKANQLVVILPDQNADEAYIPFFGKPAGTVLGPAVLHLRTKAPILPCCHLRTGPGTYRHVYLEPIRAREGEKPEELMTRVNSAIEEMIRLAPEQYLWMHDRWRYARRRGLL from the coding sequence ATCGCAAAGTCCGAACGGCGCGGCGCGGCGCTCGGAATGCTCCTGTGCCGCCTTGACAAGAAGCATCGAACCCAGACGGCGGATAACATTGCGCTCGCGTTTCCTGGGCTATCGGACGCCGAACAGTCTCAGATGGCCAGAGGAATGTTTCAGCACTTCGGCAGAACGGTTGCCGACTTCCTCCGCTCCCCGCTCCGTAAAGCAAGTGAGTTTCCAACAGATACGGTCATCGAAGGTCATGAACACCTACAGGATGTTCTCAAAGAGGGCAAGGGCGTTCTCTTGATCAGCGCTCACCTTGGCAATTTCGAGAGGATGGGTCATTACATTTCGTCCGAGGGAGTCAAGGTATCGGGCATTGCCCGCGATGCCAACGAGTCAGCAATCACCGACAAGGTGAACTCTCTGAGAGGTCGATACATGGAGATCCTCAGTAGAGGCAACGCCGCCAGAGAGACGATCAAGCGCCTGAAAGCAAACCAACTCGTTGTGATCCTCCCCGATCAAAACGCCGACGAAGCTTACATCCCTTTCTTCGGCAAGCCGGCCGGCACCGTACTCGGACCGGCGGTGTTACATCTCAGAACAAAGGCCCCGATCTTGCCTTGTTGCCACCTGCGAACTGGTCCAGGCACGTACCGACACGTCTATCTTGAGCCGATTCGAGCTCGAGAAGGTGAGAAGCCGGAGGAGTTGATGACCCGAGTGAATAGCGCTATCGAGGAGATGATTCGCCTTGCTCCCGAGCAATACCTGTGGATGCATGACCGCTGGAGATACGCTCGTCGACGAGGGCTATTGTGA
- a CDS encoding competence/damage-inducible protein A, producing MNAEIVAIGTELLLGQITDTHSATMARILAECGIGCRHRQTVGDNLDRIVEVLRQALSRADVVVCIGGLGPTADDLTRDAIALALDDTLETVPEIETRLRRWFAARNYTWVESNARQAQKPTCAEIIPNPNGTAPGLVARKNGKTVFALPGPRGEFDPMAYDSVKPMLETLGGGVVIHSRVLRITGVGESAVEERIKHLMENENPTVAPYAQPSEVHLRLTAKASSLSDAEGLLDPVEAAIRAELGSAVYGLNKTTLEEAVLALLISRGETVSTAESITGGGLGSRLTMVPGASAAYVGGVVTYSVDAKAALLSTPNVSEYGSESAASTAHSILRENGPVSPETASWMAESIRLALRTTYSVAITGNAGPTADVDGKPVGLVYIAIASPDGTSVEECKFRGIREDIRARAEQTALRLLREQLL from the coding sequence GTGAACGCCGAAATCGTTGCCATCGGAACTGAGCTGCTATTGGGGCAGATAACGGACACGCATTCGGCGACGATGGCGCGGATTCTGGCCGAATGCGGCATTGGGTGTCGGCACCGACAGACGGTGGGCGACAATTTGGACCGGATTGTCGAGGTGCTTCGCCAGGCCCTGAGCCGGGCGGATGTGGTGGTTTGCATTGGTGGTCTTGGGCCAACAGCGGATGACCTCACCCGGGACGCGATTGCTTTGGCCCTTGACGACACGTTGGAGACGGTGCCGGAGATCGAAACGCGCCTCCGCCGCTGGTTCGCCGCGAGGAACTACACCTGGGTCGAATCCAACGCGAGGCAAGCGCAAAAGCCGACCTGCGCCGAGATCATCCCAAACCCGAACGGCACCGCGCCGGGGCTGGTCGCGCGGAAGAACGGCAAGACGGTCTTTGCGCTCCCTGGACCCCGCGGGGAGTTTGACCCGATGGCGTACGACTCGGTGAAGCCGATGCTAGAGACCTTGGGCGGCGGTGTGGTGATCCACTCGCGGGTCTTACGGATAACGGGGGTTGGCGAGAGCGCGGTCGAGGAGCGGATCAAGCACCTGATGGAGAACGAGAATCCAACGGTTGCGCCTTACGCTCAGCCAAGCGAGGTTCATCTTCGGTTGACCGCCAAGGCTTCTTCGCTTTCTGATGCAGAGGGATTGCTTGACCCCGTTGAAGCCGCGATTCGAGCCGAGTTGGGCTCGGCGGTGTACGGGCTTAACAAGACGACTTTGGAGGAAGCCGTGTTGGCTTTGTTGATTTCCAGGGGAGAGACAGTTTCGACAGCGGAGTCGATTACCGGAGGCGGCTTGGGTTCGCGGCTGACGATGGTTCCGGGAGCGAGTGCTGCTTATGTGGGCGGTGTGGTCACTTACTCGGTAGATGCAAAAGCGGCCCTCCTTTCGACCCCAAATGTTTCAGAATACGGAAGCGAAAGCGCGGCTTCTACCGCGCACTCCATACTCCGAGAGAACGGACCAGTTTCTCCCGAAACCGCGTCCTGGATGGCGGAGTCGATTCGGCTCGCATTACGAACCACTTACTCGGTTGCCATCACTGGCAATGCCGGTCCAACCGCCGATGTCGACGGGAAGCCGGTTGGGTTGGTCTACATCGCGATTGCGTCGCCCGATGGAACTTCAGTTGAGGAGTGCAAGTTCAGAGGAATCCGCGAGGATATTCGAGCAAGAGCGGAGCAGACTGCGTTGCGGCTTTTACGTGAGCAACTGTTGTGA
- a CDS encoding hydrolase: MPRMVARVKELAAESVEMYLWSSGGSVYAREVAEQLGIAQLFKGFLPKPTLLVDDQHPSEWRYLHHELPYSV, from the coding sequence ATGCCACGCATGGTTGCAAGAGTGAAGGAACTTGCAGCGGAGTCGGTTGAGATGTACTTATGGAGTAGCGGTGGTTCGGTCTACGCCCGTGAGGTAGCAGAGCAACTGGGGATTGCTCAGTTGTTCAAAGGATTTCTGCCGAAGCCGACGCTGTTGGTTGACGACCAACACCCAAGCGAATGGCGGTACTTGCACCATGAATTACCCTACTCGGTGTAA
- a CDS encoding TetR/AcrR family transcriptional regulator: MSVSHAVVRTGSTRQHILDTARHVFASQGFGKTSLDQIATEAGVSKMTIFYHFKNKEELVVAALEESHAECMNGVQGEAVNREKDTKQLIGAIFEVLEERLSRHELNDIYMRAVAEFGKDDSQIGEAIHRHFEDIEETLKSLVAVSGNGDPEVVVPQLMLILMGLYATHLASIGAGPRVPARKMVESVMKASPAFAA, translated from the coding sequence ATGAGCGTTTCTCATGCTGTTGTGAGAACTGGTTCGACACGACAGCATATCCTTGACACCGCAAGGCATGTCTTCGCGTCGCAAGGTTTTGGAAAGACCAGTCTGGATCAGATCGCTACGGAAGCAGGCGTCTCCAAGATGACCATCTTCTATCACTTCAAGAACAAGGAAGAGCTAGTCGTAGCCGCTCTCGAAGAGTCTCACGCAGAATGCATGAACGGTGTTCAGGGCGAGGCAGTCAACCGCGAAAAGGACACCAAGCAGCTCATCGGTGCCATTTTTGAAGTTCTCGAAGAACGTCTGTCTCGACACGAACTCAATGATATTTACATGCGCGCCGTCGCTGAATTCGGAAAAGACGACTCGCAGATTGGCGAAGCGATTCACCGCCACTTCGAGGATATCGAGGAAACCCTAAAGTCTCTCGTGGCAGTCTCGGGTAATGGGGATCCTGAGGTCGTTGTGCCCCAACTGATGCTGATTTTGATGGGCCTTTATGCCACTCACCTCGCCTCCATCGGCGCAGGGCCCCGAGTCCCAGCCAGGAAGATGGTTGAGTCGGTCATGAAAGCTTCCCCAGCGTTTGCTGCCTAA
- the tyrS gene encoding tyrosine--tRNA ligase, translating into MNLDSQLATIRRGTTEVIGEEEILRRIKEGRTLRVKLGVDPTAKDVTLGWAVVLRKLRDFQKMGHIACLIIGDFTAQIGDPSGKSKTRKQLTREEVQANVDAVSSQIYKILDPEKTEIYYNKDWLGKMTFEDVIRLCSRYTVARIMERDDFTKRFQTNQPIAMHEILYPLCQGMDSVEIKCDIEIGGNDQKFNNLVGRTLMEQYGQEPQAVILCPLLVGTDGKEKMSQSLSNYISIMDTPNDMFGKTMSIPDEIIANWFELCTDVSLDEVKEMLLPGKNPRDAKIRLAREIVSLYHSLEAGEEAERFFIETFSQRKVVTDAEEASIPEELVQDGMVSIPALITSLGLAASNGKAKELISSGAVALDGDKISELRMSREDLAGKVLKVGKHQFRTLV; encoded by the coding sequence ATGAACCTCGACTCCCAGCTCGCAACCATCCGCCGTGGAACTACGGAAGTGATCGGGGAAGAGGAGATTCTTCGTCGGATCAAGGAAGGCAGGACGCTCCGAGTCAAGCTTGGAGTTGATCCTACGGCTAAGGATGTGACCCTTGGCTGGGCGGTTGTTTTGCGCAAGCTGAGGGACTTCCAAAAAATGGGGCACATTGCTTGCCTGATCATCGGTGACTTTACCGCCCAAATCGGCGACCCAAGCGGGAAAAGCAAGACCCGGAAGCAGCTGACAAGAGAAGAAGTTCAGGCGAACGTGGACGCAGTTTCGAGCCAAATTTACAAGATTCTCGACCCTGAGAAGACTGAGATTTACTACAACAAGGACTGGCTGGGGAAGATGACGTTTGAAGACGTCATTCGCCTCTGCTCACGATACACAGTTGCACGAATCATGGAGCGGGACGACTTTACCAAGCGGTTCCAAACCAACCAGCCCATCGCCATGCACGAAATCCTTTACCCGCTGTGCCAAGGCATGGACTCGGTCGAGATCAAGTGCGACATCGAGATCGGTGGAAATGACCAGAAGTTCAATAACCTCGTCGGCCGAACCCTCATGGAACAGTACGGCCAGGAACCCCAAGCGGTCATCCTCTGCCCGCTCCTGGTTGGAACCGACGGCAAAGAGAAGATGAGCCAATCGCTGAGCAACTACATCTCGATCATGGATACGCCGAACGACATGTTCGGCAAAACGATGTCGATCCCTGATGAAATCATCGCGAACTGGTTTGAGCTCTGCACAGATGTTTCGCTGGATGAAGTGAAGGAAATGCTGTTGCCGGGCAAGAATCCACGCGATGCTAAGATTCGCCTTGCCCGCGAGATCGTCTCACTCTATCACTCACTGGAGGCTGGCGAGGAGGCCGAGCGGTTCTTTATCGAAACCTTTTCGCAACGCAAAGTTGTGACCGACGCCGAGGAAGCATCAATCCCCGAGGAGTTAGTACAGGACGGGATGGTTTCTATTCCAGCGCTAATCACATCACTCGGGCTTGCAGCCAGCAACGGGAAGGCAAAAGAGCTGATCTCGAGCGGAGCAGTGGCGTTGGACGGAGACAAAATCAGTGAACTCCGAATGAGCAGAGAAGATCTAGCCGGGAAAGTCTTGAAGGTGGGCAAGCACCAGTTTCGAACGCTTGTTTAG
- the lpxK gene encoding tetraacyldisaccharide 4'-kinase — MRIENLWFGQGLRPFIGRILLLPLTALYSLAWSFYLLMYRYRIKRSVAAHPRVLCIGNLTAGGSGKTPVTIFVVECLVQLGFKPVVSCSGYGSPKSEAASVTPNGPLDPITWGDEPAEIRDFRPTDNIIVGRDRVIAASLASKEFPGSILVLDDGFQHLPLHKHITIILDSLDPLNALPFPSGPYREPRWNRARADLVLPSDRFRVEYSPLEFTDMAGNRVETPLRASILSAIARPDLFEASVREAGVEVASVHVLPDHDPLDASDLFSRHNEGALIVTMKDWVKIRTRSDIDRVSIVIAKRRATIEPREEFLQWLKERIPE; from the coding sequence ATGCGAATTGAAAACCTCTGGTTTGGGCAAGGACTGAGACCCTTCATTGGGCGAATACTGCTTCTGCCGCTCACGGCACTCTATTCACTTGCCTGGTCATTTTACCTATTGATGTATCGATATCGCATCAAGCGCTCGGTAGCCGCTCACCCCCGCGTGCTGTGCATTGGTAACCTCACGGCGGGGGGATCGGGCAAGACACCGGTGACTATTTTTGTTGTCGAGTGCTTGGTTCAACTCGGGTTCAAACCGGTGGTGAGCTGCAGTGGTTATGGAAGCCCTAAATCTGAGGCGGCGTCGGTCACTCCAAACGGGCCCCTTGATCCCATAACATGGGGTGACGAACCGGCGGAAATTCGGGACTTTAGACCTACTGATAACATTATCGTGGGGCGTGATAGGGTTATCGCGGCCTCTCTAGCCAGTAAGGAGTTTCCGGGATCGATCCTGGTTCTTGATGATGGATTTCAGCATCTTCCTCTACATAAACATATTACGATTATCCTTGATTCTTTAGACCCTTTGAACGCCCTTCCTTTCCCTTCGGGACCGTATCGGGAGCCGCGTTGGAACCGCGCACGCGCCGATCTTGTGTTGCCAAGCGACCGGTTTCGCGTGGAGTACTCGCCGCTGGAATTCACGGATATGGCAGGGAATCGGGTCGAAACTCCTCTTCGAGCCTCTATACTCAGCGCGATTGCCCGCCCGGACTTGTTCGAGGCATCGGTTCGTGAGGCCGGAGTTGAGGTGGCGAGCGTACACGTTCTGCCGGATCATGACCCACTTGATGCCTCAGATCTGTTTTCGCGCCACAATGAAGGAGCCCTCATCGTAACGATGAAGGACTGGGTGAAAATCAGAACGCGCTCCGATATTGATCGAGTTAGCATTGTCATCGCTAAGCGGAGAGCCACGATTGAGCCCAGAGAAGAGTTTTTGCAGTGGTTAAAGGAGCGAATCCCTGAATAA
- a CDS encoding GntG family PLP-dependent aldolase, whose translation MLIADLRSDTVTKPTPEMFEAMQAAALGDDVLGDDPTVIELEQLAAKMVGKEAAVFVPSGTMGNQMAIATHTKPGDAIIVEEEAHVIFYEVGAPAVFANVLTWTLPSDRGVMAPSEIRRRMTKQSLHTPGTTLICIEDTHNRAGGTVIPLDVLAEYRRVADEFGIKIHVDGARIFNAAVAQGVHVSEITKHVDTVNFCLSKGLRAPVGSILAGPAEFIDAARFWRKRLGGGMRQAGLLAACGIVSLTKMVDRLAEDHARARRLALELGLLPGISCDPDANPTNLVMLNTEKPAATWATALHEKGVWAMPAATHRLRLVTHADFADEHLEFALGVFRSVAV comes from the coding sequence ATGCTTATCGCCGACCTTCGCAGCGACACCGTCACCAAGCCAACCCCCGAAATGTTTGAGGCGATGCAGGCGGCGGCCCTGGGCGATGACGTTCTGGGAGACGACCCTACTGTCATCGAACTCGAACAGCTTGCCGCGAAGATGGTCGGCAAAGAAGCGGCGGTGTTTGTTCCCAGCGGAACAATGGGGAACCAGATGGCGATTGCCACGCACACCAAGCCAGGGGATGCAATCATCGTCGAGGAGGAGGCGCACGTGATCTTCTATGAAGTCGGTGCTCCAGCGGTTTTTGCCAATGTTCTTACCTGGACCCTACCTTCGGATCGGGGTGTAATGGCTCCATCAGAGATTCGACGGCGGATGACAAAGCAAAGCCTCCACACTCCGGGAACGACCCTGATCTGCATTGAAGACACCCATAACCGGGCAGGCGGAACCGTCATTCCTTTGGATGTTCTCGCTGAGTATCGTAGAGTTGCGGACGAGTTTGGGATCAAGATTCACGTTGACGGAGCGCGGATTTTTAACGCTGCGGTGGCCCAGGGCGTGCATGTTTCGGAGATTACGAAGCATGTGGACACAGTGAATTTCTGCTTGTCGAAAGGACTTAGGGCGCCCGTCGGATCGATTTTGGCAGGTCCTGCCGAGTTCATCGACGCGGCTCGTTTCTGGCGCAAGCGGCTGGGCGGCGGGATGCGTCAGGCGGGTCTGCTCGCAGCTTGTGGGATTGTCTCGTTGACGAAGATGGTGGATCGGCTCGCTGAGGATCACGCTCGAGCTCGTCGGTTGGCTTTGGAGCTGGGTTTACTACCCGGGATTTCATGTGATCCAGACGCGAATCCGACGAACTTGGTGATGTTGAACACCGAGAAGCCTGCAGCGACGTGGGCGACCGCTTTGCACGAGAAGGGAGTCTGGGCGATGCCAGCGGCGACTCACCGTCTTCGCCTCGTGACTCACGCAGACTTTGCCGACGAGCACTTGGAGTTCGCGCTAGGAGTCTTTCGGTCGGTGGCGGTTTAG
- a CDS encoding PIG-L family deacetylase, whose protein sequence is MSLIDFNKPQTWLFCMTHPDDEISVCATMRRLVQAGHDVRISWTHSPEFRLKEGVAAAALVGIREDRLYHHNSTDGSTCDEMADLLPSFRAMIRHSKPDFVVCGAFEQGHLDHDATNWLVNQTFGGTVLEVPFYHTYIRPQLQRINQFSDPKDQEVIVLDRAEQRFKLDFAKQFRSQNIWQVLLTFEIISALLLQPAKLRKRELIRRQTHRDFRKPNHPERLARRVEKTPQWQRWLDAVARTESLR, encoded by the coding sequence ATGAGCCTGATCGATTTCAACAAGCCACAAACGTGGCTTTTCTGCATGACCCATCCAGACGACGAAATCTCGGTTTGCGCGACGATGCGTCGGCTTGTTCAGGCGGGGCATGATGTGCGGATTAGCTGGACTCACTCGCCGGAGTTTCGCCTCAAAGAAGGAGTTGCGGCTGCGGCGTTGGTCGGGATCAGGGAAGACAGACTCTACCATCACAACTCGACAGATGGCTCGACATGCGACGAGATGGCGGATTTGCTCCCAAGTTTTAGGGCAATGATACGCCATTCGAAGCCCGACTTTGTGGTCTGTGGGGCGTTTGAGCAAGGACATCTCGATCATGACGCGACGAATTGGCTCGTTAACCAAACCTTCGGGGGCACGGTACTCGAAGTGCCGTTTTATCACACTTACATTCGCCCTCAGTTGCAACGGATCAATCAGTTTTCAGACCCAAAAGACCAAGAAGTGATCGTGTTGGATCGCGCCGAGCAAAGGTTCAAGCTCGACTTTGCAAAGCAGTTCCGAAGTCAAAACATTTGGCAGGTACTGCTGACGTTCGAGATTATCTCGGCATTGTTGCTCCAGCCCGCCAAGCTGCGAAAGCGAGAGCTAATTCGGCGACAGACTCATCGTGACTTTCGAAAGCCCAACCACCCCGAACGACTCGCACGGCGAGTCGAGAAGACACCCCAGTGGCAGCGCTGGCTGGATGCGGTTGCTAGGACCGAATCGCTACGCTGA
- a CDS encoding glycosyltransferase family 9 protein: MALKQAFPESKITWAVDPRFAGIIECCSSVDEIQRVKTGFKPASWPSFDTKFELALDMQGLSKSGLVVARAKADKKLGYHWQRELAPLFSAAVMPDASSLHVVDQYVDVARAAGAECDRAEFGMAPLEEDRDKCKSLLAEHGVEGPFVVMNAGAGWASKRWPSLHFSRLSDMISAKGISPVFIGGKAEGDQQAFREVEQEAKSGVVNLLGKTSVRELVSLISLANAHVGGDTGSSHVAAALGVPAVGLYSITKPVRSCPYGQIHRCHYAERKLGDIEPETVFRTVWEAVS; this comes from the coding sequence GTGGCTCTGAAACAGGCGTTTCCGGAATCGAAGATCACATGGGCAGTTGATCCGCGCTTTGCGGGGATTATCGAATGCTGTTCCTCGGTCGATGAGATTCAGCGAGTTAAGACAGGGTTTAAACCCGCCAGTTGGCCTTCTTTCGACACAAAGTTTGAACTGGCTCTCGATATGCAAGGGCTCTCGAAGAGCGGGCTCGTTGTTGCACGGGCAAAAGCAGACAAGAAACTGGGATACCATTGGCAGCGGGAGTTGGCCCCGCTCTTTTCGGCGGCGGTGATGCCAGACGCAAGTAGCTTACATGTGGTAGACCAATACGTTGATGTGGCTAGGGCCGCCGGGGCCGAGTGCGATCGAGCAGAATTTGGAATGGCTCCTTTGGAGGAAGATCGTGATAAGTGCAAGTCTCTTCTTGCCGAGCATGGCGTAGAGGGACCTTTCGTAGTGATGAACGCCGGAGCTGGTTGGGCATCCAAACGGTGGCCCTCTCTGCACTTTTCCAGACTGTCGGACATGATATCGGCGAAGGGGATTTCTCCCGTTTTTATCGGCGGAAAAGCCGAAGGTGACCAGCAGGCGTTCCGAGAAGTCGAACAGGAAGCGAAATCGGGAGTTGTTAACTTGCTCGGAAAAACCTCGGTCAGGGAGCTGGTCTCTCTCATCTCGCTTGCCAACGCGCATGTTGGCGGTGACACCGGAAGCAGCCATGTGGCTGCGGCTCTCGGGGTTCCGGCGGTTGGTTTGTATTCGATCACCAAGCCAGTTCGTTCATGCCCTTATGGGCAGATCCATCGATGCCACTACGCCGAGCGTAAGCTCGGAGATATCGAGCCAGAGACGGTTTTCCGGACGGTTTGGGAGGCAGTTTCGTGA
- a CDS encoding TetR/AcrR family transcriptional regulator: MNTNSQDKAVVRTVSTRQQLIETAVRVFSSNGFHRTSLDLIALEAGVSKMTIFYHFKNKEELVIAALDDTHQKCMASIREYAVERSSDAKSYISSVFGAVELLSGSGQLPNLYMRASAEFTEDDSPIRQVIATQVRSVEMRFSSLAIEAGFQDPHDVVRQLMAILRAVYATQLCPAGGVYSINAKKMADCVIRVSPAFAA; this comes from the coding sequence ATGAATACGAATTCACAAGACAAAGCCGTGGTGAGGACTGTCTCTACCCGGCAACAGCTGATCGAGACCGCAGTGCGAGTGTTCTCATCAAATGGCTTTCATCGTACAAGTCTGGATCTCATTGCTCTCGAAGCTGGCGTTTCGAAAATGACAATCTTCTACCACTTCAAGAACAAGGAAGAACTTGTGATTGCTGCTTTGGATGATACGCATCAGAAGTGCATGGCTAGCATCCGTGAGTACGCAGTGGAGAGGAGTTCTGATGCCAAGTCATACATTTCGTCAGTTTTTGGAGCCGTGGAGCTTCTCTCGGGTTCGGGCCAGCTCCCGAATCTTTACATGCGAGCATCTGCGGAGTTCACCGAAGATGATTCGCCGATCCGGCAAGTGATCGCAACCCAAGTTCGCTCAGTCGAAATGCGATTCTCCTCACTGGCAATCGAAGCAGGGTTTCAGGATCCGCACGATGTCGTGCGCCAGTTAATGGCCATACTGCGGGCTGTGTATGCCACTCAGTTGTGCCCTGCAGGCGGCGTCTATTCCATCAACGCCAAGAAAATGGCCGACTGCGTTATCCGTGTGTCTCCAGCGTTTGCGGCATAG